In Gemmatimonadales bacterium, the genomic window TCGCGCTGGCGGAGCTGGCCGGTGCGCCCGTCTACGTCGTCCACGTCTCCTGCGCCGAGGCGGTGGACGAGATCGCCGCGGCCCGCGCGCGCGGTGCGCCGGCGCTCGGCGAGACCTGCCCGCAGTACCTGCTGCTCTCCGAGGAGTGCTACGACGCGCCGGGCTTCGAGGGGGCGAAATACGTGATGAGCCCGCCCCTGCGGCCCAGGGCCGGCCAGGAGCGGCTGTGGCGCGCGCTCGCCGCCGACGATCTGCAGACCGTGGCCACCGACCACTGCCCGTTCCGGATGAAGGACCAGAAGACGCTCGGCAGGGACGACTTCTCGAAGATCCCCGGCGGCGCGCCGGGCATCGAGACCCGGATGAGCCTGCTGTACGACGCCGGCGTGCGGACGGGCCGCATCTCGCTCGGCCGGTTCGTGGAGGTGACGGCGACGAGCCCGGCGAAGCTGTTCGGGCTCTATCCGAGGAAGGGCGTCGTCGCCCCCGGCTCCGACGCGGACCTGGTGGTGTGGGATCCGGAGCGGGAGATCACCTGGAGCGCGGCGACCCACCACATGCGGGTGGACTACAACCCGTACGAGGGCCGCGTCACCAGGGGCGCTCCGGTGCTCGTGCTCTCGCGCGGGCGACCGGTGATCGACGGCGGTGCGTTCGTCGGCCGCGCCGGCGCCGGCCGGTACCTCCGGCGCTCGCCGCGGTCCGGCTGAGACTCAGCGGCCGGCTGCGTCCTTGGCCGGCCCGTCCTTCGGGCCGTCGTCGTCTCCCCAGGCCAGGCGCGGAATGCCCGTGGCGGCCGAGAGCCGCCAGAAGAACTTCAGCGGGCCCCCGCCTTTCTTGACGTCGTCCGCGTCCACCTCGATCGCCTCGATGTTCTGGCCCGACAGCCGCTTGACCAGCTCGCGCTGGTCGGGGGTCAGGACGATGCGGACTGGCTCCTGGTCGGCCATGGCACTCTCCCTTATCACGGCCGGCGCCGGCGGCAGGCGGCCGCCCGGC contains:
- the hydA gene encoding dihydropyrimidinase, which codes for MRTLISHGTVVSPAGALVADVLIEDERIAAVGPQLAASADATFDARGRYVIPGGIDVHTHLDMPLGDTVSADDFASGTIAAAFGGTTTIVDFAVQARGRPMREAWETWMRKAEGRAAVDYGFHLIVTDLPPAGLEEMDALVAEGVTSFKLFMAYPDRLMVDDATVFRALRRTADNGGLVLMHAENGGVIAELVRRARADGQTAPRWHALTRPASAEAEATHRAIALAELAGAPVYVVHVSCAEAVDEIAAARARGAPALGETCPQYLLLSEECYDAPGFEGAKYVMSPPLRPRAGQERLWRALAADDLQTVATDHCPFRMKDQKTLGRDDFSKIPGGAPGIETRMSLLYDAGVRTGRISLGRFVEVTATSPAKLFGLYPRKGVVAPGSDADLVVWDPEREITWSAATHHMRVDYNPYEGRVTRGAPVLVLSRGRPVIDGGAFVGRAGAGRYLRRSPRSG